A DNA window from Synechococcus sp. UW179A contains the following coding sequences:
- a CDS encoding alpha-hydroxy acid oxidase, whose translation MNQNVSAPRVVNVSDLRDLAKKRLPKMVLGYIDSGADREQTLAQNCSAYNEILFRPRCAVATPEVELNISVLGQNFKLPFLLGPVGSSRMFYPQGEVVAAREAGKAGTGYTLSTLSGCRLEDVKQATDCPAWYQLYLLGGRDVALKTIERAKSAGFSAIVLTIDTPVSGLRELDVRNGTKELLSQNPLTMLPFLPQMLAKPCWLSQWFGDGGLMNFPNVVLENGPMGYTEIGPALEQSVVTWDDLKWIREAWGGKLIIKGVHIGDDARKAVDLGVDAVVVSNHGARQLDSVAPTIRVLPEIVKAVNGEIDVLLDGGIRRGSDVVKAYCLGAKGVLIGRAYAYGLAAGGGPGVARAIEILKTDIVRTMKLLGCNSVHKLDRSYIQTPQSWEC comes from the coding sequence ATGAATCAGAATGTTTCCGCCCCGAGAGTGGTCAACGTCTCGGATCTTCGTGATCTTGCCAAAAAGCGTCTGCCAAAAATGGTGCTTGGCTACATCGACAGCGGTGCTGACAGAGAACAGACCTTGGCGCAAAATTGCAGCGCTTACAATGAAATATTGTTCAGGCCTCGATGTGCAGTTGCGACCCCTGAAGTTGAGTTAAATATTTCAGTGTTAGGTCAGAACTTTAAATTGCCGTTCCTGCTTGGTCCTGTTGGCAGCAGCAGGATGTTTTATCCCCAAGGAGAGGTTGTTGCCGCAAGAGAAGCAGGCAAGGCAGGCACTGGATACACTCTTTCAACACTTTCAGGATGCCGACTGGAAGATGTGAAACAGGCTACTGATTGTCCTGCCTGGTATCAGCTTTATCTGCTCGGAGGCCGAGATGTCGCTCTCAAAACGATTGAACGCGCAAAATCTGCGGGATTTTCAGCGATCGTACTCACCATCGATACCCCGGTCTCTGGCTTGCGTGAGCTCGATGTCCGTAACGGGACCAAAGAACTGCTATCTCAAAACCCTCTAACAATGTTGCCATTTCTGCCGCAGATGTTGGCAAAGCCATGCTGGCTCAGTCAATGGTTTGGAGACGGAGGGTTGATGAATTTCCCGAATGTGGTGCTTGAGAACGGACCGATGGGATACACCGAGATTGGGCCGGCACTGGAGCAATCGGTTGTCACCTGGGATGATCTGAAGTGGATTCGTGAAGCCTGGGGAGGCAAATTAATTATCAAAGGGGTTCATATTGGTGATGACGCCCGCAAAGCTGTCGATCTTGGCGTGGACGCTGTGGTTGTTTCTAATCACGGGGCTCGACAGTTAGACAGTGTTGCACCAACGATTCGTGTTCTACCTGAAATTGTTAAGGCTGTGAACGGCGAGATCGATGTGTTACTGGATGGTGGGATCCGCCGCGGCAGTGATGTTGTCAAAGCCTATTGCCTGGGAGCAAAAGGGGTACTGATTGGCAGGGCTTATGCTTACGGGCTCGCTGCCGGAGGTGGTCCTGGCGTTGCACGCGCCATTGAAATCTTGAAAACAGACATTGTGAGAACAATGAAATTACTGGGTTGTAATTCAGTTCATAAACTTGATCGTTCCTATATTCAAACCCCTCAATCCTGGGAGTGCTGA
- a CDS encoding ChbG/HpnK family deacetylase: MAVTVATMIPSTLSSRLSLYGLVGVVAAAVHALVLLALSLLMPLWLANPLAFLAASLAGYLGHARFTFRPETGGQRFARRWLVIQYVVNLTVSGVLPLALPNALGEPVRVAILVFTPTALNALIWSRAARFSQRRRDCLVTPRRHADDLGLSPATNQAILELASQGKLDSSSLLVNGPVAADGIRAWQKLTQTHPQLQICLHLCLTEGPSSAEPALVPDLVDSHGYLKRSFGQWLMLSLLPRQHPCRRRVEDQLGLELDAQIKRFRSFCGDAPIHLDGHQHIHLVPVVLKAALARAGDNGITWMRLTEEPLPTGLPLRYWRAAIRQSGLLKWLVLQLLSLQARPAIRRYGLASNQSFAGVLFTGQMAGAPILAAWRELSSVEPQPGATPPLLLAHPSAPLNIDLVKAGFSLSQGFAASTWRQREWRALQDL; the protein is encoded by the coding sequence GTGGCCGTTACGGTTGCGACCATGATTCCGAGCACTCTCAGCTCCCGACTCAGCCTCTACGGACTGGTGGGGGTGGTAGCCGCAGCCGTGCATGCCCTGGTGCTTCTGGCACTGAGCCTATTGATGCCGCTATGGCTAGCGAATCCCCTGGCATTTCTTGCTGCATCACTGGCCGGCTATCTGGGACACGCACGATTCACCTTCCGCCCGGAAACCGGTGGCCAGCGCTTCGCTCGACGCTGGCTGGTCATTCAATACGTGGTCAACCTCACGGTGAGCGGCGTCTTGCCTCTCGCCCTGCCCAACGCGTTGGGCGAGCCAGTGCGGGTCGCCATCCTGGTGTTCACCCCCACAGCCCTGAATGCCTTGATCTGGTCGCGGGCTGCACGGTTCAGCCAGCGGCGGAGGGATTGCCTCGTCACCCCACGACGCCATGCCGATGATCTCGGACTCAGTCCTGCCACCAACCAGGCCATTCTCGAACTCGCCAGTCAAGGAAAGCTCGACAGCAGCAGTCTGCTGGTCAATGGCCCTGTCGCAGCCGACGGCATTCGCGCGTGGCAGAAGCTGACGCAGACCCATCCTCAGCTGCAGATCTGTCTGCACCTCTGTCTCACCGAAGGACCTTCCAGCGCTGAGCCAGCTTTAGTACCTGACCTTGTGGATTCACACGGCTATCTGAAGCGATCGTTTGGACAGTGGTTGATGCTGTCACTGCTACCGCGCCAACATCCCTGCCGACGTCGAGTCGAAGACCAACTGGGGCTGGAATTAGACGCCCAGATCAAACGCTTCCGCAGCTTCTGCGGTGATGCACCCATTCATCTGGATGGCCATCAACACATTCACCTGGTACCAGTCGTACTGAAGGCAGCTCTGGCCAGAGCTGGCGACAACGGCATCACCTGGATGCGCCTGACGGAGGAACCGCTACCCACTGGTCTTCCCTTGCGCTATTGGAGGGCAGCCATCCGTCAGTCAGGCCTGCTGAAGTGGCTGGTGCTCCAGCTACTGAGCCTCCAAGCTCGGCCCGCCATCCGGCGCTACGGGCTTGCCAGCAACCAAAGCTTCGCCGGCGTGCTGTTCACCGGCCAAATGGCAGGAGCTCCCATCCTGGCTGCATGGAGGGAGCTCAGCAGTGTGGAACCACAACCAGGAGCCACTCCACCGCTGCTGCTGGCCCACCCCAGTGCTCCTCTCAATATCGATCTGGTGAAAGCAGGATTCTCACTGTCCCAGGGCTTTGCCGCTTCAACCTGGCGACAGCGCGAATGGCGTGCTCTTCAGGACCTGTGA
- a CDS encoding heme oxygenase (biliverdin-producing), producing the protein MSVALAAQLREGTKKAHTMAENTGFVSCFLKGVVDKSSYRKLVADLYFVYSAMEEEVDQLKDHPVVGPVGMEQLNRRESLEKDLVYYFGENWKDEIQPSPSAVAYVERIHEVAKQSPELLVGHHYTRYMGDLSGGQILKNIAQKAMNMDGDDGLRFYVFDEIADEKAFKTTYRATMDKLPIDQDTADRIVEEANNAFHMNMHMFKELEGNLVAAIGKVLFGFLTRRQRSGSTETAAA; encoded by the coding sequence ATGTCCGTAGCTCTGGCTGCTCAGCTCCGTGAAGGCACCAAGAAAGCTCACACGATGGCCGAGAACACCGGTTTCGTTAGTTGCTTCCTCAAGGGTGTCGTCGATAAATCCAGCTATCGCAAGCTCGTTGCTGACCTCTACTTCGTTTATTCCGCCATGGAGGAAGAGGTGGATCAACTCAAGGATCACCCTGTTGTGGGCCCGGTGGGGATGGAGCAGCTGAACCGACGCGAGTCCCTCGAGAAGGATCTTGTTTATTACTTCGGTGAAAACTGGAAAGATGAGATCCAGCCTTCACCTTCCGCCGTGGCTTACGTCGAGCGGATCCACGAAGTAGCGAAGCAGTCCCCCGAACTGCTTGTTGGTCATCACTACACCCGTTACATGGGTGACCTCTCTGGTGGTCAGATCCTGAAGAACATCGCTCAGAAAGCGATGAATATGGATGGAGACGACGGTTTGCGTTTCTACGTTTTCGATGAAATTGCAGACGAGAAGGCTTTCAAGACCACATACCGGGCCACCATGGATAAGCTGCCGATCGATCAGGACACCGCTGACCGCATTGTTGAGGAGGCGAACAACGCCTTTCACATGAACATGCACATGTTCAAGGAGCTTGAAGGAAATCTGGTGGCGGCCATCGGCAAGGTGCTGTTCGGTTTCTTGACCCGCCGTCAGCGCAGTGGCAGCACAGAAACCGCCGCTGCTTGA
- a CDS encoding NADP-dependent isocitrate dehydrogenase produces MAQFEKLTAPTEGTPIRFENGHPVVADNPIIPFIRGDGTGVDIWPATQKVLDAAVAKAYAGAKKIEWFKVYAGDEACDRYGTYQYLPEDTLEAIRSYGVAIKGPLTTPIGGGIRSLNVALRQIFDLYSCVRPCRYYEGTPSPHKRPQDLDVIVYRENTEDIYMGVEWEADDLVGQELRKHLNEVVIPANGKLGKRQIPEGSGIGIKPVSKHGSQRHIRKAIQHALRLEGDKRHVTLVHKGNIMKFTEGAFRDWGYELATTEFRNVCITERESWILGNLDENPDLSAQSNARMIEPGYDSLTPEKKTEVDSEVQSVIDTIGPSHGGGKWKQMVMVDDRIADSIFQQIQTRPQEYSILATLNLNGDYISDAAAAMVGGLGMAPGANIGETAAIFEATHGTAPKHAGLDRINPGSVILSGVMMLEFLGWQEAADLITKGLSAAIADQQVTYDLARLMDPPVEPVSCSGFADAVIQHF; encoded by the coding sequence ATGGCTCAGTTCGAGAAGCTCACAGCCCCCACAGAGGGCACCCCGATTCGCTTCGAGAATGGTCATCCCGTGGTGGCCGACAACCCGATCATTCCCTTCATTCGAGGCGATGGAACGGGCGTAGACATCTGGCCAGCGACGCAGAAAGTGCTTGATGCAGCCGTGGCCAAGGCCTATGCAGGCGCGAAAAAGATCGAATGGTTCAAGGTCTACGCCGGTGATGAGGCCTGTGATCGTTACGGCACCTACCAGTACCTGCCCGAAGACACCCTCGAAGCGATCCGCAGCTACGGCGTTGCCATTAAAGGCCCGCTCACAACACCTATTGGTGGAGGAATCCGATCACTGAATGTGGCCCTTCGCCAAATCTTTGATCTGTACTCGTGCGTACGTCCCTGCCGTTACTACGAAGGCACACCAAGTCCGCACAAGCGACCTCAGGATCTCGATGTGATCGTGTACCGGGAGAACACGGAAGACATATACATGGGTGTGGAGTGGGAGGCCGATGACCTTGTGGGTCAGGAGCTTCGCAAGCACCTGAATGAAGTGGTAATTCCTGCCAATGGCAAACTCGGCAAGCGGCAGATCCCAGAAGGCTCAGGCATCGGCATCAAACCGGTCAGCAAGCACGGCAGCCAACGTCACATCCGCAAAGCGATTCAACACGCCCTGCGTCTGGAAGGCGACAAACGCCACGTCACCCTGGTGCACAAGGGCAACATCATGAAGTTCACCGAAGGGGCTTTCCGCGACTGGGGTTATGAGCTCGCGACGACCGAATTTCGCAACGTTTGCATCACCGAGCGGGAAAGCTGGATCCTCGGAAACCTGGATGAAAATCCTGACTTAAGTGCGCAATCCAACGCGCGCATGATCGAGCCCGGCTACGACAGCCTCACACCCGAAAAGAAAACGGAAGTCGACTCAGAAGTTCAAAGCGTGATCGACACAATCGGGCCGAGTCATGGAGGCGGAAAATGGAAACAAATGGTGATGGTCGATGACCGAATCGCCGACAGCATCTTCCAGCAGATCCAGACACGACCTCAGGAATATTCGATCCTGGCCACCCTCAATCTCAATGGTGATTACATCTCCGATGCAGCCGCCGCAATGGTGGGTGGCCTGGGGATGGCCCCGGGCGCAAACATTGGTGAAACAGCAGCAATCTTCGAGGCAACACATGGCACGGCACCAAAACATGCAGGCCTCGACCGCATCAACCCTGGCTCAGTCATCCTGAGTGGAGTGATGATGCTGGAGTTTCTTGGTTGGCAAGAAGCCGCCGACCTGATCACCAAAGGACTCAGTGCAGCTATTGCTGACCAGCAAGTGACCTATGACCTGGCCCGACTGATGGACCCGCCGGTCGAACCTGTGAGCTGCAGTGGTTTTGCTGATGCAGTCATTCAACATTTCTAG
- the dld gene encoding D-lactate dehydrogenase — MRQDRLQELENSLVALVGQQQILTDREQTKPYRTGIRVGHGMACAVVLPKNLLQLWQTLELCVKFDKIIIIQAANTGLTGGSTPDGNDYDRDVVIINTLNLNKVILLKGGDQIVAFAGSSLYQLEETLAPLGRGPHSVIGSSCIGASVVGGICNNSGGNLVNRGPAYTEYSLFARLNQDGTLELVNHLGIELGTCPENILTTLQQANFNTNELADCDRLASDHDYQKRVREITSPIPARFNADQRRLREASGCAGKLAVFAVRLDTFPKPKQEKVFYLGTNNPQHLTELRKQILKDFTNLPDMGEYLHRSYFDGADLYCKDAYLAIKYFGTGFIPKLFGIKRNVDRVVSQWPSSLFPDHFSDKSLHCIARLAPDHLPSKMRHYRNQYEHHMIILASDKSIQETQELLQKSWKDKDERAYFECSESEGKAALLHRYVAGNAPARYQILNKDNSGELLPLDVALPRNCETWHAILPDEILSQMAESFQMAHFLCMVFHWDFVVKKGIDADKLKKQILDLLDQSGAKYPAEHNVGHLYKAETDLSNFYKKIDPTNSFNPGIGKMSKLKNYQ; from the coding sequence ATGAGGCAGGACCGTTTACAGGAGCTTGAGAACAGCTTGGTTGCCCTTGTCGGGCAGCAGCAGATTTTGACCGACCGCGAACAAACAAAACCCTACAGAACAGGAATTCGTGTTGGCCATGGCATGGCCTGTGCAGTGGTCCTACCCAAAAACCTGTTGCAGCTTTGGCAAACCTTAGAATTGTGCGTCAAATTTGATAAAATCATTATTATTCAGGCGGCAAATACTGGCCTGACAGGGGGATCCACGCCTGACGGCAATGACTACGACAGAGATGTCGTGATCATCAATACGTTGAATTTAAACAAGGTCATCCTCTTAAAAGGTGGTGATCAAATCGTTGCATTTGCAGGATCAAGTTTATATCAATTAGAAGAAACATTAGCGCCCCTGGGGAGAGGGCCCCATTCGGTAATCGGCTCATCATGCATTGGTGCATCTGTCGTTGGAGGCATTTGCAATAACTCAGGCGGAAATCTTGTCAACCGTGGTCCGGCCTATACGGAATACTCGCTGTTTGCGCGTCTCAATCAAGACGGAACCCTTGAGCTGGTCAATCATCTCGGCATTGAGCTTGGTACATGCCCTGAAAACATTTTGACCACTCTTCAACAAGCTAATTTCAACACAAATGAATTAGCAGATTGTGATCGACTGGCATCTGACCATGACTACCAGAAGCGCGTCCGAGAGATCACCTCTCCAATCCCAGCACGCTTCAATGCTGATCAACGACGCTTACGCGAAGCCAGTGGTTGTGCAGGAAAACTGGCCGTATTCGCTGTCCGGCTTGACACATTTCCAAAACCCAAACAAGAGAAAGTCTTTTACCTGGGAACGAATAATCCGCAACACTTAACCGAACTACGCAAACAGATTCTCAAAGATTTTACAAATCTACCCGACATGGGTGAGTATCTCCATCGTAGTTATTTTGATGGCGCTGATCTTTACTGCAAGGATGCTTATCTTGCAATCAAATATTTCGGCACAGGATTCATCCCCAAGCTGTTCGGAATCAAGAGAAACGTTGATCGAGTTGTCTCACAATGGCCTAGCTCATTATTTCCAGATCACTTTTCAGACAAGTCTCTGCATTGCATCGCACGGCTTGCACCCGATCATCTTCCATCCAAAATGAGACATTATCGGAATCAATATGAGCACCACATGATTATTTTAGCCAGCGACAAATCCATCCAAGAAACTCAGGAATTACTGCAAAAAAGCTGGAAAGATAAAGATGAGCGAGCCTATTTTGAATGCAGCGAATCCGAAGGAAAAGCGGCCTTACTGCATCGCTACGTTGCTGGAAATGCACCAGCTCGATACCAGATCTTAAACAAAGACAACTCCGGAGAACTGCTTCCACTTGATGTCGCCTTGCCGCGCAACTGCGAGACGTGGCACGCCATTCTTCCTGATGAAATCCTCTCCCAGATGGCCGAATCATTCCAAATGGCACATTTCCTTTGCATGGTGTTTCACTGGGACTTTGTGGTAAAGAAAGGGATTGATGCCGATAAATTGAAAAAACAAATTTTAGATCTGCTCGATCAATCCGGTGCCAAATACCCTGCTGAACATAATGTCGGTCACTTGTACAAGGCCGAAACAGACCTGTCGAATTTTTACAAGAAAATAGATCCAACCAATAGCTTCAACCCAGGTATCGGGAAAATGTCTAAGCTCAAAAACTATCAATAA
- a CDS encoding alpha/beta fold hydrolase, giving the protein MVSDAQQPWWQFQGHAVHGLCVGPQSDSDAVDLQRPAVLLVHGFGASTDHWRHNIPVLASTHEVHAIDLLGFGRSAKPADLAYGGALWRDQLVAYVRERIGRPTVIAGNSLGGFAALAAGAELGDEAAGVVLLNAAGPFSDEQSAKPKGWWPSARRSISSALLKNPVLQRLLFENLRRPATIRRTLNQVYIDKTNVDDWLVEAIRRPSLDAGAFGVFRTVFDIPRGQPLDELFACLKSPLLLLWGIRDPWINAAGRRASFQRHAPEATTEVVLEAGHCPHDEVPDQVNAALLEWLTTLAGENKQDLQPSR; this is encoded by the coding sequence GTGGTGAGCGACGCACAGCAACCCTGGTGGCAGTTTCAAGGTCATGCAGTGCATGGTCTCTGTGTCGGGCCTCAATCGGATTCGGATGCGGTTGATCTGCAGCGTCCCGCTGTGCTTCTGGTGCATGGTTTTGGTGCTTCCACCGATCACTGGCGCCACAACATTCCTGTGCTGGCTAGCACCCATGAGGTTCATGCCATCGATCTGCTCGGTTTCGGCCGCAGTGCCAAGCCAGCTGATTTGGCTTATGGCGGTGCTCTCTGGAGGGATCAGCTGGTGGCCTACGTGCGCGAGCGCATCGGCAGGCCTACGGTGATCGCGGGCAATTCTCTGGGTGGTTTCGCCGCTCTTGCCGCTGGTGCTGAATTAGGGGATGAGGCGGCCGGTGTTGTGCTGCTGAATGCGGCCGGCCCTTTCAGCGACGAACAGTCCGCGAAGCCCAAAGGCTGGTGGCCGAGTGCACGTCGCTCGATCAGTTCGGCACTGCTGAAAAATCCTGTGTTGCAGCGCTTGCTGTTTGAGAACCTCAGGCGCCCCGCCACGATTCGACGCACCCTCAATCAGGTGTACATCGATAAGACCAACGTCGATGACTGGTTGGTCGAGGCGATCCGGCGCCCCTCCCTCGATGCCGGAGCCTTCGGAGTGTTTCGCACGGTCTTTGATATCCCCCGCGGACAGCCGCTGGATGAATTGTTCGCATGTCTGAAATCACCCTTGCTATTGCTATGGGGGATCCGTGACCCCTGGATCAATGCCGCCGGTCGTCGCGCCAGTTTCCAGCGTCATGCGCCTGAGGCCACCACGGAGGTGGTGCTTGAAGCAGGTCACTGTCCACACGATGAGGTCCCCGATCAGGTCAACGCAGCATTGCTGGAGTGGTTGACCACTCTTGCTGGTGAAAACAAGCAGGATCTGCAGCCTTCTCGGTAG
- a CDS encoding glycosyltransferase family 2 protein, whose product MPKSEGVWVVAACFNEQDVITRFVERVLTVPGVDHLVLIDDGSSDATVERIRVWMEGHARSPVTLLELTRNFGKEAAMLAGLDHVNGRCGAAVLIDSDLQHPPELIEEMVRHWRDGAEVVTAVRDDQDQESRLKVASAHWFYRVFNKVVDSIELQEGAGDYRLLDAAVLDAVTQLRESSRFSKGLLPWTGYSSVELPYQRVSRVGGQTSWSPLKLFGYAFDGIFSFSVLPLKIWTGIGVLVSSLSLFYALVIILRTALFGVDVEGYASLMVAVLFIGGIQLIGIGVLGEYVGRVYVEAKSRPHYFIRRVHRS is encoded by the coding sequence ATGCCGAAGTCAGAGGGAGTCTGGGTCGTGGCGGCCTGTTTCAACGAACAGGATGTGATCACGCGTTTTGTGGAGCGTGTGCTGACAGTGCCTGGTGTGGACCATTTGGTGCTGATCGACGATGGATCGTCCGACGCAACGGTTGAACGTATCCGCGTCTGGATGGAGGGTCATGCGCGCTCGCCCGTGACGTTGCTGGAACTCACCCGCAACTTCGGCAAGGAAGCCGCGATGCTGGCTGGCCTTGACCACGTCAACGGCCGTTGCGGCGCAGCTGTGTTGATTGACTCAGATCTTCAGCACCCTCCTGAGCTGATTGAAGAGATGGTCCGCCATTGGCGGGACGGAGCGGAAGTGGTGACTGCGGTGCGCGATGACCAGGATCAGGAATCACGTCTGAAGGTGGCCAGCGCGCATTGGTTTTATCGGGTGTTCAACAAGGTGGTGGATTCGATCGAGCTCCAGGAGGGGGCTGGTGATTACCGCCTGCTGGATGCCGCTGTTCTGGATGCAGTCACCCAGTTGCGTGAGTCCAGTCGTTTCTCCAAAGGGCTTCTCCCCTGGACGGGCTATTCGAGCGTGGAGCTGCCTTATCAGCGGGTCAGTCGGGTTGGAGGCCAAACGTCATGGAGTCCGCTCAAGTTGTTTGGCTACGCCTTCGATGGGATCTTTTCCTTCTCTGTTCTCCCCCTCAAGATTTGGACAGGGATCGGTGTTTTGGTGTCCTCGCTCAGCCTGTTTTATGCCTTGGTGATCATCCTGCGCACAGCCCTCTTTGGAGTGGATGTCGAGGGTTATGCCTCCCTGATGGTGGCGGTGCTGTTCATCGGGGGGATTCAGCTGATCGGCATTGGTGTGCTTGGGGAATACGTCGGTCGTGTTTATGTGGAGGCGAAGTCACGACCCCATTACTTCATCCGTCGGGTTCACAGGTCCTGA
- a CDS encoding galactose mutarotase, producing MTFRQQSAPYPHWEFVNPSRGDRLRVVPERGGLVTEWSCNGREMLYFDQERFADPAKSIRGGIPVLFPICGNLPNDCLPLASGDFTLKQHGFARDLPWQIALLGDQSGVMLTLSDGAETRKVYPFGFRIQMEIRPLSDALDIIITISNTSESESEPMPFSFGLHPYFNVSDPSRTAVEGLPGRCFNHLEMAEAQTANQLNRLAQGVDFLTHAAGPVTLVDEQAGTRLQLRHQEPMDLTVVWTDPPRAMVCLEPWTGPRQALISGDRRLELGVGESTTLSCRYSVS from the coding sequence ATGACCTTTCGCCAACAGTCCGCTCCCTATCCCCACTGGGAGTTTGTGAATCCCAGCAGAGGTGATCGCCTGCGGGTTGTGCCCGAGCGAGGTGGCCTGGTCACCGAGTGGTCGTGTAACGGGCGCGAGATGCTCTATTTCGACCAGGAGCGCTTCGCCGACCCAGCCAAGAGCATCCGCGGAGGCATTCCAGTGTTGTTTCCGATCTGCGGCAATCTGCCCAATGATTGCTTGCCGCTCGCCAGTGGTGACTTCACCCTCAAGCAACATGGATTTGCCCGTGACCTTCCCTGGCAGATCGCCTTGCTCGGCGATCAGAGTGGCGTGATGCTCACGTTGAGCGATGGTGCCGAAACCCGGAAGGTCTACCCCTTCGGATTCAGGATCCAGATGGAGATCAGGCCGCTCAGTGACGCGCTCGACATCATCATCACCATCAGCAATACCTCTGAGTCTGAGAGTGAGCCGATGCCATTCAGCTTCGGCCTCCATCCCTACTTCAACGTGAGTGATCCCTCGCGCACGGCCGTGGAAGGTTTGCCTGGCCGTTGCTTCAATCATCTGGAGATGGCCGAAGCGCAGACGGCCAACCAGTTGAATCGCCTGGCTCAGGGGGTCGATTTCCTCACCCACGCTGCCGGACCGGTGACGCTGGTTGATGAGCAGGCAGGCACCAGGTTGCAGCTCCGGCATCAAGAGCCCATGGATCTCACGGTGGTTTGGACCGACCCCCCTCGAGCCATGGTTTGCCTTGAGCCCTGGACCGGCCCTCGGCAGGCCCTGATCAGCGGCGATCGAAGGCTGGAGCTGGGCGTAGGTGAGAGCACCACCCTGTCCTGTCGCTACAGCGTCAGCTAA
- a CDS encoding four-carbon acid sugar kinase family protein: protein MSGDQAAEAEAARKIVVIDDDPTGSQTVHSCPLLLRWDVQTLRQGLRHPSPLLFVLANTRALSPEAAAERNREIVASLEQALAAEGISDQQLLLVSRGDSTLRGHGVLEPAVLAEELGDRFGVVHATLHVPAFLPGGRTTVNGVHLLHGQPVHTTAFARDRSFGFSTSSLDSWLEEKSDGAIPAASVLRLTGQQLDRAAAHSKGDQCADGSNGFTALLSWLEALDGNRAVIVDAQRQEQLDVLGGAVQQLQGRRRFLFRSAASLINGLVDGGRQPLGPQPIKAEELVRLRRRNPKGDWLPGLVVVGSHVPLADQQLETLLSEPGCSGLELPVARIARVLEGSTTDWLLADLELEWLQWMQAVLAKQQTPVLYTSRGELQFGEGPAADRRRLRFGMALAELTARLVATIAPQLGYLISKGGITTGSVLADGLGLGTVLLEGQLMPGLSMVRPMPGEGISGVMDLPVITFPGNLGDVHTLAQAWRLMEHVETG, encoded by the coding sequence GTGAGCGGGGATCAAGCTGCAGAGGCTGAGGCTGCACGCAAGATTGTGGTGATCGACGACGATCCCACCGGTTCTCAGACGGTGCATAGCTGTCCGTTGCTGTTGCGCTGGGATGTGCAAACCCTGCGTCAGGGACTTCGGCACCCTTCTCCGCTGCTGTTCGTGTTGGCGAATACAAGGGCTCTGTCGCCGGAGGCTGCGGCGGAGCGTAATCGTGAGATCGTTGCTTCGCTTGAGCAAGCTCTTGCCGCAGAGGGGATCAGCGATCAGCAGTTGCTGCTGGTCAGCAGGGGAGACTCCACCCTTCGTGGTCATGGGGTGCTTGAGCCGGCGGTTCTGGCTGAAGAGCTGGGTGATCGTTTCGGTGTGGTGCACGCCACCCTGCACGTGCCAGCGTTTCTTCCCGGTGGACGCACCACGGTGAACGGGGTGCACCTGCTCCATGGTCAACCGGTCCACACGACCGCCTTCGCACGCGACCGCAGCTTTGGTTTCAGCACCAGCAGCCTGGATTCCTGGCTGGAGGAAAAAAGTGACGGTGCCATTCCAGCTGCTTCGGTGCTGCGCTTGACGGGGCAGCAGCTCGACCGCGCTGCTGCTCACAGCAAAGGTGATCAGTGTGCTGATGGCTCGAACGGTTTCACAGCGCTGCTGAGCTGGCTTGAGGCGCTGGATGGCAATCGAGCAGTGATCGTCGATGCCCAGAGGCAGGAGCAACTGGATGTTCTTGGTGGGGCTGTGCAACAGCTGCAGGGACGGCGACGCTTCCTGTTTCGCTCTGCTGCGAGCTTGATCAACGGGCTGGTTGATGGGGGCAGACAGCCACTCGGTCCTCAGCCCATCAAGGCCGAGGAGTTGGTAAGGCTTCGGCGCCGTAATCCAAAGGGCGATTGGCTTCCCGGGCTTGTCGTGGTGGGCTCCCATGTGCCTCTGGCAGACCAGCAGCTGGAGACCTTGCTTTCCGAACCAGGTTGTTCCGGACTTGAACTGCCGGTGGCCCGGATCGCCAGGGTGCTTGAGGGGAGTACCACGGATTGGTTGTTGGCTGACCTGGAGCTCGAATGGCTGCAATGGATGCAGGCGGTTTTGGCTAAGCAACAAACACCCGTGCTTTACACCAGTCGTGGGGAACTGCAGTTCGGTGAGGGGCCGGCTGCCGATCGTCGTCGTTTGCGTTTTGGCATGGCTCTTGCTGAGCTCACAGCACGGCTGGTTGCAACGATCGCACCACAGCTTGGCTACTTGATCAGCAAGGGGGGGATCACCACGGGCAGCGTGCTTGCTGATGGGCTGGGCCTGGGAACAGTGCTGCTCGAGGGTCAGCTGATGCCAGGGCTTTCGATGGTGCGGCCGATGCCTGGCGAGGGCATCTCAGGTGTGATGGATCTTCCTGTGATCACTTTCCCCGGCAATCTTGGTGATGTCCACACACTTGCGCAGGCCTGGAGATTGATGGAACACGTTGAAACTGGCTGA